One genomic segment of Campylobacter sp. includes these proteins:
- a CDS encoding FtsX-like permease family protein yields MVGNNGAFFRGAIFKSIINSGIRSFVIFVAIMLGSAVCAAFVNIYADIDKKVASELNSYGANLIVSPANLENSHMDEAALDAKFAKIPALKSANKYLFGSANLGVNSGIIMGVNFSSLRDTMPFLDLKEGSFIGVDFDDKNALIGQDLAKLLGAKLGDSIEITPLGSNETSKVKIKGIVYDGQKEDGMLLISLPLAQKILNQPAQVNYAEAIVSGDFKQLSEISKSLSDAQMSFAPIGKVSKTQGIILNKIKLLMLLIGITILLITSVCINTSLSSILLSRIKEFALIRAIGASKQNLLHLILSEILTVCVAGSLAGVFVGYLLAILLGHLIFSSSVDFRLISLFAAVALSLIFALAASYYPIKKALNPNLANLLRE; encoded by the coding sequence ATGGTAGGAAATAACGGAGCGTTTTTCAGAGGCGCGATCTTTAAAAGTATCATCAACAGCGGCATTCGCAGCTTCGTGATTTTCGTCGCGATCATGCTAGGCAGCGCGGTTTGCGCGGCGTTCGTAAATATCTACGCCGACATCGATAAAAAGGTCGCCAGCGAGTTAAACAGCTACGGCGCAAATTTAATCGTAAGCCCCGCAAATTTAGAAAATTCCCATATGGACGAAGCGGCACTCGATGCAAAATTTGCCAAAATTCCAGCTCTAAAAAGCGCGAATAAATACCTTTTCGGTAGCGCAAATTTAGGCGTAAACTCAGGCATCATCATGGGAGTAAATTTCTCCTCTCTGCGCGATACGATGCCGTTTTTGGATCTCAAAGAGGGCTCGTTTATCGGCGTGGATTTCGACGATAAAAACGCGCTCATCGGCCAAGATCTCGCCAAGCTTTTGGGCGCGAAGCTCGGCGACAGTATCGAGATCACGCCGCTCGGCTCAAACGAAACGAGCAAAGTTAAGATAAAAGGCATCGTCTATGACGGGCAGAAAGAGGACGGCATGCTGCTAATCTCGCTGCCGCTGGCGCAAAAAATTTTAAATCAGCCTGCGCAGGTAAATTACGCCGAAGCGATCGTAAGCGGCGATTTTAAGCAGCTAAGCGAAATTTCAAAAAGCCTAAGCGATGCGCAGATGAGCTTCGCGCCGATCGGCAAGGTATCCAAGACCCAGGGCATCATCTTAAACAAAATCAAGCTTTTGATGCTTCTTATCGGCATTACGATCCTTCTAATCACCTCGGTCTGCATCAACACGAGCCTTAGCTCGATCCTGCTTTCGCGTATCAAAGAGTTCGCGCTCATCCGCGCAATCGGCGCGAGCAAACAAAATTTGCTCCACCTGATCCTGAGCGAAATTTTAACCGTCTGCGTCGCAGGCTCGCTAGCTGGAGTATTCGTGGGATACCTGCTCGCGATCTTGCTGGGGCATCTGATATTTTCAAGCAGCGTGGATTTTAGGCTAATTAGCCTCTTTGCAGCGGTCGCGCTGAGCCTGATTTTTGCGCTCGCGGCAAGCTACTATCCGATCAAAAAGGCGCTGAATCCGAATTTAGCGAATCTATTAAGGGAATGA